The sequence GCCTTGGCACGTTCCGCGTGATAGGCGGCATAGCGTTCCTTCGGCATGCCGTCTTCCGGATAGGCGGGTTCGTGGCTGGTGGTCATGATGCGGTTGCGCAGGGTCAGGTGCTTCAGCTGGTAGGGCTGCAGAAGGGGATCTTTGGACATGGCGTGGCTCCGGTTGGCAGGCGGACGATTCCAGAAATGTTCACATACGTCAATTTAATGTTCACCAGTGACGATTTTCTTGCCCGGAACGACGTGGCGCGGTAAAACGGCGACATGGATGCCAAGGTCGAACAGAACGACAGAAAAGGCGGGTGGCGCGGCTCGCGAGAGGTCTGGCTCGACGCGGCGCGCGAGGCTTTTGTCACGTCCGGGATCGATGCGGTGAAGATCCAGCCACTGGCCTCGCGGCTGAACCTGTCGCGGACGAGCTTTTACTGGTTCTTTCCGGATCGCGCGGCGCTGCTGGATGCCATTCTCGCCGATTGGGAAGCCACCAACACTGAAAGCATCGAACGCGCGACGCAGGAATATGCGGAAACCATCGCGGAGGCCGTGCTCAACCTGATCGGGGTCTTTCTGGATGGCGGCCCCTTCGAGACGCAGCTCGACCTTGCGGTGCGCGGCTGGGCCCATCAGTCCGATGAGGTCGCCGCCCGTGTGCAGGCCGCGGACGCCACCCGGCTGCAGGCCATCCGCACCATGTTCGACCGCTTCGGCTATGCCGCTGGCGACGCCGATGTGCGCGCCCGCACCGTCTATTTGACGCAGATCGGCTATATCTCGATGCACGTGCAAGAGACCATGAACGAACGGCTGGCCCGCGCGCCGGACTACGTTGCGACATTTACGGGGCGGACGCCGACCGGGCCGGAGATCGCCCGGTTCCGCGCACGTCACGAGGACCGATAATCAGCGCATCGCCACTGTTCGAGTTGTCAGAGGGATTGCACGTTCCGAACCACACCGATGGCGCGCGTGCATGCGCAGCAGCGCCCTTTATTCGCCATAATTGCCTGATTACCTGGCTGCGGCGCATTTTGGCCGTTCACGCATCGACGTGTTCTTCAGTAACGGCTTGTCACCACTTTAAACAGGTGAGTGAAACGCACGCAGAGGCGGATCTATGTAATGTTGACCAGGAGAAGCAAGCTTTCGTCGCAGATCTTCGCTTCCTTGTTGATCGTCTTCGGGGCGAGCCTGCTGGGCCTTGTCCTTGTCGGCCAGAACGCGATCAGTCTGGCGGACGGGACGTCCCTTGCACGGCAGGAGCGTTTCGCCGCCCGGCAACTCGAAACAGCGATCGAGGCCATTCCGCAACAGCAGCGCAGTTCGACCGTTTGGGACGAGGCCGTCGAGAAGACCCTCGAACGTGACGAAACCTGGCTCGACGAAAACCTCGGTGCGTGGATGCAGGACTATTTCGGGCACCACGAGAATTACATCCTCGATCAGACAGGTGCCCCCGTCTTTGCCTCCGTCTCGGGAGAAATACGGGTTCCCGCAAGCTACGCCGCCCGCGCAGAGGTCATCGCGCCCGTCGTCGCCCGGCTTCGCGATATCATGGCCCAGGTCAGCGTCGGGGAAGACGACCCTTACAAGTCGCTGGCCGAAGTTGCCGTCGTGACCCCCCTGCGGCTCAGCGACAAGGTGGCCATCGTCAGCGCCGTGCCCATCATCTCCGACTCGGGCGACATCAGACAGGTGCCCGGAACGGAAGCGGTGCATGTCGCCGTGCGCTACGTCGATGCGAAACTGGCCGGGGAAATAGGCCTGCCAATCGAACTTCCGGGTGCGGCTTTCCAAGCGTCACTCGCCAAGGGCCTGGCGGGCATTCCCGTCATCGGACCGACAGGCGACGTCCTTTCCTGGCTGACCTGGAAACCGGTGCGCCCGGGGACGGACCTGCTCATGACCATGCTGCCCGTGTTGCTGGCCGTGGGTCTGGCAAGTGCCACCCTGTTCCTCTGGATGGTCCGACGACTGCTGCGGGTTTCGAACCAGTTGCAGGCCAGAGAAGCGCAGGCACTTCTGGACGTCGCCGCCCTGAAACGGGCGAACCAGGCAGCCGAAGCCGCGGATCGCGCCAAGATGAACTTCATGAGCATCGTCAGTCACGAACTCAGGACACCGCTGACTGTAATCCTCGGCTACGCCCGTCTTGGCAAGAACTTGCGCCAGATGACATCCGCGCGGCGATTGGCAGACCAGCTTCAGCAGCGCCCTGTCGACGCAAACATTGTAAAAAGCGGGATCCATGAGGTTCTCCACTCCGCGGAAACCTCGATGGAAAAGATCGAAAGGTCAGGTGAACACCTTCTGTTCCTCGTCAATCAGCTGCTCGACTACGCCAAGATGGAGACGGGCCGGCTGGAGGTCGATCCCGAGATTTGCGACGTGCGGGACGTTCTCGAGCCTGTGGTGGAGCAGATGAGAATCCTGACCGAACAAAAGGATCTGCACCTGGAAACGCAGATCCCGCCCTGCCTCATGTTGGCGGATGTGACGCGCACGCGGCAGATCCTCATCAATCTGATGGGCAATGCCATCAAGTTCACCGACAGAGGCAAGGTCTCCGTCGTCGTCACGGAATCCAGCGAAAAGGTTCACATCGCCGTAAGGGACACGGGCGTGGGGATCGAGCCGCGAGAACTGGAGAAGATCTTCGAGGCGTTCCACCAGGCCGATCTCACGCTTTCGCGGAGTGCCGCCGGGACCGGCCTGGGCCTGTCCGTGGCAAAGGAACTTGCCCGCCTCGAAGGTGGAACCATCGACGTGCGCAGTGAAGTCGGCGTCGGCAGCACATTCACCCTTTCGTTGCCAAAGGAAACGCCGGCTGTCTGCGAACAGGCAGCCTGATAGTCGGGCCCAAGGCTCCGCATCGGGCGGCCTGGTTCTTTGACTTTGATGTAAGGCCGAAACCGACAGGGCCACGTCATCTCGAAGACTGCCGGAGCGCGGGATGGATCGTGGCGGAGAGACAGGGATTCGAACCCTGGAGACGGTTTCCCGCCTACACACTTTCCAGGCGTGCGCCTTCGACCACTCGGCCACCTCTCCGTGAGGCGCGGTTTAACGTGCGGAGCTACCGGGGTGCAAGAGATAAATCGCGGTTTTCCGGCCCCCGCCCTCAGGAGTCGAGGTGCAGGTATACCCGCCGGTTCTGACGGCCCTTGTTTTCGATCCGACCGAGGCGTAGCGCGCCGATCTCGCCGGTGCGGGCCACATGGGTGCCGCCGCAGGGTTGCAGGTCGATCGGGTCGGCCTCGTCGCCCACGCGCACCAGCCGGATCAACCCCGCGCCGCGCGGCGGCCGGACCGCCATCGTCTTGACGAGTTCGGGATGTGCATCCAGTTCCGCGCCGGTGATCCACCCATCGCTGACCCTGACGTCCCGGGCCACGTAGTCGTTCAGCGCCGCTTCGACGGCGTCCCTGTCCTGGGCCATTTCGGGCATGTCGAAATCCAGCCGGCCATGGGTCGCCGCGATCTGGCCGCCCGTGACGCCATAGGGGATCACGGCGGTCAACAGGTGCAGCGCCGTGTGCAGCCGCATGTGTCGGTGGCGCCGGTCCCAGTCCAGCACCTGAACCACATGCGCGCCCAGCGGGGGGAGCGGCACCGGTTCCGACGGCACAAGCACGATGCTCTCGCCCCGGCCCTTGATCGCGGTGGCCAGCGGGAGCCGCTGACCGTCCCAGTCAAGCCATCCGCTGTCGCCCGGCTGACCGCCACCCGTGGGATAGAACAGCGATCGGTCGAGCACGAGCCCGCCCTCTTCGGTGATCGCCTCGACGCGTGCCTTGGCTTCGCGGGCATAGGCGTCCCGCTGGTAGAGCGGTTCCGTCATGCGATCTCGTCGCCGGTGGCCGCGTCCCGCCCGCTGTCGGGGTCGTCAAGGTCGTCGGCGCGTGGCCGGTCGTTGGCGGTCGGCTCGCCCTGCCTCTCGGCGCCCTTGGACCCGGCGCCGTCATCGCGGGTGCGCAGCACCTCGGGGTTGCGCAGCCACAGGTCGCGCTGGGCAAAGGGAATCTCGATCCCTTCCTCGCGGAAACGTTCCGCGATGGCATGGTTGATGTCGTTCTTGACCAGCATCATCCAGTTCACGTCACGCAGGAAGCACCGGATCTCGAATTCCAGCGCGTCAGCCCCGAAATTCATGAAAAGGACGTTGGGTGGCGGGGTTGTCAGCACCATCGGCTGGTCCTCGGCGATCTCGCGGAGGATGGCGTCGATGCGCCGCGTGTCGGTGCCGTAGGCCACACCGACGGGCACGATCAGGCGGCCCACCGTGTTGCCACGGGTGAAGTTCGTCACCGTGCCGGACACGAGGTCGGCGTTGGGAACGATCACGTCGGTCCGGTCGAATGTCTCGATCCGGGTGGACCGTACCGAGATGTCGCGCACGTAGCCCATCTGGCCGCCGACCTCGATCCAGTCGCCTTCGGAAATCGGCCGCTCGATGAGCAGGATGATGCCCGACACGAAGTTCGACACGATGTTCTGGAGGCCGAAACCGATCCCGACCGACAGCGCCCCGGCCACGATGGCAAGCGAGCTGAGGTCGATCCCCGCCCCGGTGATTGCCGCCAGCGCGGCGAGGAAGATACCGATGTAGCCCAGACCCGACACGATGGCGTTCTGGCCCCCGATGTCGATCTTGGTCTTGGGCAGCACGTTGCCCCGCAGCGCGGATTGAACCAGCCGCGTCAGCACGTAGCCGATGGCAAAGATCACGGCGAACGTCAGGAAATCGACCGGCGAAATCCGGGTTTCGCCGACGGCAAAGCCACGGCCGAATGCCTGCCAGAGTTCGGTGAGGTCGGTGACACGCGCGCCCCAGACCAGCGCCAGCAGCGGCAAAACAAGCAACAGCAGCACGAGACCGAACAGCACGGCCATCAGCGTCTCGCGCGCCGCCTCGCCCTGCCCCGTCAACGCCCCGTAGAGATCGGCAAAGAAACGTTGCAGCACCATCACGAGGCCCAGCAGAACGAGGGTCATGATGTAGGGCGGCATCAGCGCATCCACCGCCTGGAAATATCCCGCCGCAAGCAGAACCGGCGACACGCAGCCGATCACCACGGCACCGGTGCCCAGCCCCCGCACCACGCGGCCAAGAGTGCTCGTGCGGACTTCGGTCAGCGTGCCGTCCGTGGCCGACGACGGTTCGGAATAGCCGCGCAGCAGGACACCGATGCGGTAGAGCATGAGGCTGGAGATCACCAGCCATGGGAATTCCAGCACGGACAGGGTGACCGGGGCGCTTTCGCCGGTCTTGAGGATCTGGCTGATCAGTTCCGTGATGATGATCATCACGGTGATCATCCCGATGTGGAAGCGCGCTTCCTTGCGTTTCTTCTGCGACAGCAGAAGCAGCGCCTCGTCGTCGTCGCGCGAGAAGATCCTTTCGGAAACCCAACGCACACCCAGCATGATCCCGCCAAGAAGGCTGATGATCAGCAGGATGTTCTCGCCCTTGGGGCCCAGCACCTCCGACGAAATCACCGCGAAGGCGAGTGCGACAAGCCCCGCTGCGGGCAGGAAGATCCGCAGCAGCGAAACCACGAAACGCCAGATGCCGAAGCCCCGCGCCCCGTGGCTTTGCAGCGAACGCACGATCATTTCCGCCCAGAAGCGGCCGCGCAGGATCAGGATCAGGCCAAGGACGAAAAGCGCCGCCACGACCGGCAGGTTGTCCCGCAACGCGGACCATGTTCGCGCATTCGCGGCATTGGGTGTCTCGTTGCGCAGCCCCGCGACGGCGGTCGTGAAGTCGGCAAGCGCCGGCTGCCAGTAAGCGGGGTTCAGCGGGGACGGCGTGACCGTCAGCAACTGCTGGGCCTGACGGTCGCGCAGAATGGTATCGATCTGGCCGATCAGACTGTCCGCGCGGACGAATTCCGTCTCGGCGCGCTGGACAGGCACCTGAAGCCGGCTCAGTTCCTCGTTCAGCGCATCGCGCTGGGCCGCGACATCGGGCGGCTCGGCGGGCGCGTTCTCGCCCTCGGGCGGGGGACCGAGCGCCGCGAGCTGCTCGCGGACCGTGCGGATGCGCGCGGAATTGATGCTGCGTGCGTTGTCGAACGCAGTGCGGAACTCGGCGATGCGGTTGCGCATCGCCATCAGCGTCTCGTCTGTGCCGCTGTTCTGATCGATCGCGTTCTCGGCTTCGCGCGCGATTCCTTCCCACCTGTCGAAGGACGGCACCGCGGACTCGAGTGTCGTTTCCTGCGCCTGCACCGTGCCCGTCACGAGGCACAGAACGACAGCCAGAAGCGTGAGGAATCGGGTCAGGAAAGGCATCAGATGTCCTCGAAGACACCCGGAATGGAGGCGGGTGCGCGATCGAGCCAGTCCGGCGTGGGCAGACCCTTTTCCCGAAGGAAGTCGGGGTTGAACAGCTTGGACTGGTAGCGTGTGCCGAAGTCGCAGAGGATCGTGACGATGGTGTGCCCCGGTCCCATTTCCCGCGCCAGCCGCATGGCGCCGGCCACGTTGACGCCCGACGACGCGCCCAGGCACAGGCCCTCGTGCTGCAGCAGGTCGAAGACGACCGGCAACGCTTCGGTATCGGGGATGTTGTAGCTGTAATCGGGCGTGAACCCTTCGAGATTGCGGGTGATGCGCACCTGCCCGATGCCTTCGGCGATCGAACCGCCCTCGGCTTCCAGCTCGCCCGTGGTGTAGTAGCTGTGCAGCGCCGCGCCGTCGGGGTCGGCAAGCGCGATCTTGACGCCCTTGGGCTGCAGCGCCATGGCGACACCCGCCAGCGTTCCGCCGGAACCCACGGCACAGCAGAAACCGTCCACCTTGCCGCCCGTCTGTTCCCAGATCTCGGGGCCGGTCGTTTCGATGTGCGCCTGCCGGTTCGCCACGTTGTCGAACTGGTTGGCCCAGATCACGCCTTCGTTCGTGGACTTGGCCAGCTCGTTGGCAAGGCGTTCCGAATAGCGGACGAAGTTGTTGGGATTGCGGTAGGGGGCCGCGGGCACCTGCACCAGTTCCGCGCCCGCAAGGCGCAGCATGTCCTTCTTTTCCTGGCTCTGTGTCTCGGGGATGACGATGACGGTCTTGAAGCCCATGGACGCGCCGACCAGCGCAAGGCCGATGCCGGTGTTCCCGGCCGTGCCCTCGACGATCGTGCCACCCGGCTTGAGCTCGCCGCGCTCGATCGCGTCGCGGATGATGAAGAGCGCCGCCCGGTCCTTTACCGACTGGCCGGGGTTCATGAACTCGGCCTTGCCGTAGATCTCGCACCCGGTCTCCTCGCTTGCCCTGCGCAGCTTGATGAGCGGTGTGTTCCCGATGGCCTGCGCCAAATCAGATGCAACGTGCATGGATGCCCCCAGTGGTTATGTCCCCTCCGGTGTATCCCCCGGGTCTGGCAACCTCAAGCGGTCCCTGTGCCGCGCCAGCCAGAAGGCCGCCAGCCCCAGGGGGGCATTCGCAGCGCCGAACCCCTCGACCAGCGTCATCAGCGCGTCGAAGGACAGCACGTGCGCGCGAATGTCCTCGCCTTCCTCCGGCAGGCCGCCGATGCCCTCGGCGGCATCCGGCAGATCCGCGATGCCGAGGAAAATATAGTAGAATTCCGTGGAGTTGCCGGGGCTTGCGTAAACCTCCGCGATCGGTTCGATCGCCTCCAGGGTCAGGCCCGCCTCCTCCTGAGCCTCCCTGATCGCGGCCTCGCGCGGGGTTTCGCCGGGATCGACATGCCCGGCGACCGGCTCAAGCTGCCAGACCCGCCGGTCGCCGCGCGCCAGAGGCCCCATGCGCATCTGTTCAACCAGCAGCACCCTGTCGCGGACCGGGTCGTAGGGAAGAACGATGGCGGCATCGGCAGAGATGAAGACCGCCCGGTCCTCCACTGGCGACATTCCGCCGTCGAAATGTTCGAACCGGACCTTCATGTCGTCGAGAGCGAAGAAATGCGCGTAGGACCGCCGACGGTCCTCCACCACCGTGCGCCCCGCTTTCGTCAGCGCGCCGTGCCGCGAGCGTGCCGCGTTCAGGCGGGACTGCGCCCGTTTGCGGATCATCGGAAACATCGCCGCGACCTCTGCCCGGTCCCGCTGGCCGAAGTACCCCATGACCTCGCGCGCCGCCTCGCAGCTCAGAGCGGCCCACCTGGCTTCCCAGGCATCGAGCGACCAGGCGCCGCGCGGTGTCCAGCGGTCCGGCTCGGGCAGGTAGACCTCGGCGCTCTGTCCGTCGGCCAGCATCATCTCGACCAGATCATAGGCGAAACTGCCTTCGTAGAAATCCAGCCGGGCGATGTCCGCATCGGTCAGGCCGCGCACCAGAAGACCTTCCGCCGCGCCGTCGGTGCTGGGAACGATCAGCGGGAAAGGCCCTTCGGCCGCGGCAAAGGTCGCGTAACCCGGCAGGACGGCGGCTTCGGTGTCCAGCCTGTCGGCGGGACGGCCGAGCACGATCGCAAGCAAGGGTTGATGACGCAGGCTGCCATAGAAGAACAGGCTTCTCATCTGGTCACTTCCACCGGTTGCCGGCAAATTCCGTGACCAGTCCGACCACGACGGCACCGATCACGAGCGCCACGCCGATCTGCACGGTCGCGATGATGACCGCGTATTCCGCGCCGATCTGGAACACGGCCACGATGGCCTCGAACGCGTTGTCGTAGCGGTTGCGCATCGCGAGGCGCACCATTTCATTCGCGGCCTGCACGCCGATCCCCCACAGCATCAGGACGAAGACCCCCGTCAGCCCGTTGTTGATGGCGGCGGTCGTGCCCCGGCCCGCGCGGGGGCCCATCACGATCCATCCGCACGCAAGCCCGAGGAAGATGTTGACGGGAATGAAGTATCCGAAATCCGTGCTTTCCGGCATGAGGGGCATCACCATGACCGAAATCACGTAAGCCAGAACCGCGAGCGAAAAGGCGGCGACAAGTCGTGCGGCGGTCGGCATTTCGGTTCCTTCAGATCACCCCGGTCGCCTGATCGTAATCTGCGTCACGTCGCAATTGCCACTGTCAAATGTCGCGGCGCAGGAGGTGAGGTAAAAATTCCACATCCGCCGGAACCGCTCGTCAAAGCCCATCGCCTTGATCTCATCCCACTTCTGGTTGAATGTCTCGTGCCACCGGCGCAGCGTGATGTCGTAGCTCTTGCCGAACTCGACCGACTTGTCGACGATCAGGCCCGCTTTCTCGACCTGTTCGCGCAGGATCGGGGGGCTGGGCAGCATCCCGCCCGGAAAGATGTACTTCTGGATGAAGTCGACGCCGCGTTTGTAGACCGGCCAGCGGCGGTGATCGACGGTGATGATCTGGAGCGTCGCCGCCTTGCCGGGTTTCAGCCTGTCGCGGACGGTGCGGAAGTAGACCGGCCAGTATTTCTCGCCCACCGCCTCGAACATCTCGATGCTGGCGATGCCGTCGTAATGGCCCCGCTCATCCCGGTAGTCCTGAAGCTTGAACTCCACGAGGTCCGAAAGACCCGCCTTTTCAATGCGTTCCTTGGCATACTTGAACTGCTCCGCGCTGATCGTCAAACCGGTCACGCGCAGCCCACGCTCCTTTGCGGCGTACTCCGCGAAACCGCCCCAGCCGCAGCCGATCTCGAGCACGTGATCGCCGGGCTGAACGCCCATCTGGTCCACCATGCTGCGGTACTTTTCGATCTGGGCCGCTTCCAGCGAAGCCTGCGCGCCGTCCTGGAACAGGGCCGATGAATAGGTCATCGTGTCGTCGAGCCAGAGCGCGTAGAAATCGTTGCCCAGATCGTAGTGATAGCTGATGTTCTTGCGGGCCTGGCCCCGGTGGTTGCGTTGCAGCCAGAAGCGGAACTTCTCGAACGCCCGCACCAGCCCCTGACCCGGAAAGCCGTCATAGACATTCTCGTTGCCCGCATGGACAAGGTCCATGAAGGCCTGCAGATCGGGCGTGGACCAGTCCCCGTCGAGGTAGGCATCGCAAAAGCCCAGGTCTCCTTCGCGGATCAGCCGGGCGAAAAGCTCGTCGCTGTGAATGTGCAGTTCAGCCACCGGACCGGGGTTTGCGCCCTCGGCGCGGAACACGCGGCCGTCCGGCAGGTGAAAATCACACCGTCCGTTCTGCATCTGCTGTGCCATGCCGAAAACATGGGCGAAGTATCGTGGCAGGCCTTTCTGGCCCTCGGTACTTGTATGGATCATGTCCACTCCACCGGATTGACCGTCCGATATTAGCCGGAGCGGCGGGATTCACAATTGCTAAAAGTCTCGGTTCTCATAGGCTTGCAGGGCGCGATGGCGTCCGTCAGAGGCGCTGACGATGGGCTCGGGATAATCGTCGTCGGGTGACAACCCCCAGTGGCGCGGCATCGCGTCGAAGAACTTCAGCGCGTCTTCGTGCGGGTTGGCGCGCCCTTCGGCGATCCAGCGGCTGACATAGCTGCGATCCTTGTCGAAACGGTCGATCTGCGTTTCCGGGTTGAACACGCGGAAATAGGGTGTGGCGTCCGGCCCCGAACCGGCCGACCATTGCCACCCCATCGCGTTGCTTGCCGGGTCCCAGTCGATCAGGCAATCCTCGAACCAGTCGAGGCCGATGCGCCAATGCGTCAGGAGGTGCTTGGTCAGGTAGCTTGCCACGATCATCCGGCCCCGATTGTGCATCCGTCCGGTCACGTAGAGTTCCCGCATGGCCGCATCGACGAAGCGGATGCCCGTGCGCCCCCTCTTCCAGGCCCAGACATCCCCCGCGCGGGCATCGTCCTGCCACGGAAAGGCGTCCCAGTCCTCGCGCCAGTTATCGGTCAGGATGCGCGGTGTATGGTGCATGAGGTGATAGGCGAACTCGCGCCAGACCAGTTCCTTGAGAAAGGTCTCCGCCCCGGCCTTGCCCTCTTCGCGGGCGCGCAGACCCGCGTGCCAGCACTGGTAGGGCGAAATCTCTCCCAACGACAGGTTTTCCGAGAGGTTCGATGTGCCGTCCGCGCCGGGGATGTCGCGGCTTTCGTCGTAGCCTTCGACGATATGCGCCATGAAGCTGCCCAGTCGGGATTGCGCAGCACTTTCACCCAGCCGGACGAAGGGCCTGACGACATCCGTGCCCCGGTCCATCGCGGCGCCCATGTTCCAATCCTCGAGCGCATCACTGTCGGGCCAGCTGTCGGGGGCGGGAATCGTGCCCGGCGTGCTGCGGGGCGCGTCGACGTCCCTGCCCTTCACGTTGTTCCAGAACGGCGTGTAGACCTTGTAGAAGTCGCCCTGCTGCGTCTCCACAGTCCAGGGTTCGAACATCAGGTGACCTCCAAAGGAGCGCGCCTCGACGCCCTTCTGCTTGAGCGTGTCCTTGATGCGGCTGTCCCGCGCCACGCTGTCGGGGTCGTAGAGCCGCGACCAGAAGACGGCCCCGGCGCCGGTCTGCTCTATCAGCTTGTCCAGTGCCGCCTGCGCGTCGCTTTCCCGCCGCAGGATCAGGCGGCTGGACTTGTCCCTGAGGGTTTCGGCCAGATGGCCCAGCCCCAGTCCCAACCGCCATTTCGGCGCGGCCTTCAGCCCTTGGGAGAGGGAATCGTGGATGAACACGGGGATCACGGGCCGCCCGCTTTCACAGGCAGCCGTCAGGGCCGCGTGATCGCTCAGCCGCAGGTCGCGGCGGAACCATACCAGGATCGGGGTCTTGTCGCTCATGTCACCGTTCGTGTTGTTCGCTCTCTGGGAGAGTTAGGTCAGACACGGGTGAAGCAAGGCTTTGGTTTCACAAAACATCGTCGAGCGCGTTCAGCAGTTGATCCATCTCGGCCTGCGACGTGTAGTGGGTGAAGCTCAGCCGCAAGACGCCCTTTTCCGAGTCGACGCCCATCGCGCGCAGCGCGCGACCGGCATAGAAGTCACCGCCCCCCGCCATGATGCCGTGCCGCGCGAGATCGGCGGCCACCTCGGCCCCCGGACGGTTCAGGGCCAGCGCCACGGTCGGCGCGCGGTGCGCCGCGGTATCCGGTCCGATCAGGCGCACGGAATTGCGGCTTTTCACGGCGTCCAGCAGCGGTTGCAGCAGCGCGGTCTCGTGCCCGCGCATCAGGTCGTGCACCGCCCCGGCCCGCTTGACCGGTTCGGCGTCGCCGCCCAGATGGTGGCGATACGCGGCATCGACATAGTCCGCCATTCCGGCGCAGGCCGCGATCTGCGCGTGGTCCGGCCCGGCGGGCGTGAAGCGTTTGTAGAGCGTGCCGCCGTTGAAGGCATGGCCCTGATTGGGCAGCAGGTTGCCCAAGGCCCGGCGGATCACCATCAGGCCCTGGTGCGGGCCGAAAGTCTTGTAGGCCGAGAACAGGTAGATATCGGGCCCCAATGCGCCGACGTCGACAAAGCCGTGCGGCGCGTAGGACACGCCGTCGACACAGACGAAGGCACCGGCGGCATGGGCCAGCGCGGTGATCTCGACCACGGGGTTCACCTGCCCCACGACATTGGAACAATGCGGAAAGCAGACCAGCCTGACCTTTTCGTCCAGCAGGGTCTCAAGGTCGTCGGGGTTCAGCGCGCCGGTTTCCGGATCGACACACCATTCGCGAACCTCGATGCCGCGGTCGGCCAGTCGCCGCCATGGGCCTGAATTCGCCTCGTGGTCCTGGTTGGTGACCACGATCGCCTCTCCTGCGTCCATCAGCTGGCCGAAGGCCTGCGCCAGCACGTAGGTGTTCTGTGATGTCGAGGGACCGAAGCTCAATTCGTC is a genomic window of Sulfitobacter alexandrii containing:
- a CDS encoding SAM-dependent methyltransferase — translated: MIHTSTEGQKGLPRYFAHVFGMAQQMQNGRCDFHLPDGRVFRAEGANPGPVAELHIHSDELFARLIREGDLGFCDAYLDGDWSTPDLQAFMDLVHAGNENVYDGFPGQGLVRAFEKFRFWLQRNHRGQARKNISYHYDLGNDFYALWLDDTMTYSSALFQDGAQASLEAAQIEKYRSMVDQMGVQPGDHVLEIGCGWGGFAEYAAKERGLRVTGLTISAEQFKYAKERIEKAGLSDLVEFKLQDYRDERGHYDGIASIEMFEAVGEKYWPVYFRTVRDRLKPGKAATLQIITVDHRRWPVYKRGVDFIQKYIFPGGMLPSPPILREQVEKAGLIVDKSVEFGKSYDITLRRWHETFNQKWDEIKAMGFDERFRRMWNFYLTSCAATFDSGNCDVTQITIRRPG
- a CDS encoding cryptochrome/photolyase family protein, giving the protein MSDKTPILVWFRRDLRLSDHAALTAACESGRPVIPVFIHDSLSQGLKAAPKWRLGLGLGHLAETLRDKSSRLILRRESDAQAALDKLIEQTGAGAVFWSRLYDPDSVARDSRIKDTLKQKGVEARSFGGHLMFEPWTVETQQGDFYKVYTPFWNNVKGRDVDAPRSTPGTIPAPDSWPDSDALEDWNMGAAMDRGTDVVRPFVRLGESAAQSRLGSFMAHIVEGYDESRDIPGADGTSNLSENLSLGEISPYQCWHAGLRAREEGKAGAETFLKELVWREFAYHLMHHTPRILTDNWREDWDAFPWQDDARAGDVWAWKRGRTGIRFVDAAMRELYVTGRMHNRGRMIVASYLTKHLLTHWRIGLDWFEDCLIDWDPASNAMGWQWSAGSGPDATPYFRVFNPETQIDRFDKDRSYVSRWIAEGRANPHEDALKFFDAMPRHWGLSPDDDYPEPIVSASDGRHRALQAYENRDF
- a CDS encoding aminotransferase class V-fold PLP-dependent enzyme, which produces MTRLDTAWVRAQFPAFAEPSLQGQAFFENAGGSYTCQLVIDRLTRYYTQRKVQPYAPYEASQLAGAEMDEARQRLAALLGVDTDELSFGPSTSQNTYVLAQAFGQLMDAGEAIVVTNQDHEANSGPWRRLADRGIEVREWCVDPETGALNPDDLETLLDEKVRLVCFPHCSNVVGQVNPVVEITALAHAAGAFVCVDGVSYAPHGFVDVGALGPDIYLFSAYKTFGPHQGLMVIRRALGNLLPNQGHAFNGGTLYKRFTPAGPDHAQIAACAGMADYVDAAYRHHLGGDAEPVKRAGAVHDLMRGHETALLQPLLDAVKSRNSVRLIGPDTAAHRAPTVALALNRPGAEVAADLARHGIMAGGGDFYAGRALRAMGVDSEKGVLRLSFTHYTSQAEMDQLLNALDDVL